Part of the Montipora foliosa isolate CH-2021 chromosome 13, ASM3666993v2, whole genome shotgun sequence genome is shown below.
CATCCATATTCCTTGAAGGAAATTCAGTTTCTCGTGTGTTCGGTTCATTACCGGTGAATATAGCGAAATGAGTAGGCTTGCTTCCTTTTCGTTTTCATTTGTAGCGCGTTCATTTATCTGCATGACAAGTCCAGACAAGACAATTATCAGACTGCCCTGTGGGATATCAAGTTGATTAACCCTTTATCTAGGGatgatctcattttcaagaGGAAAAGGTTATATCGGGGCAAGCGCTTTAATCTCAGTCAGATCATTAAAGACAAACATTGTTAAGGATTCAAAAGAATCTCTGTTTTGATTTCAACCCTACAATAACAGTTGGGATGATTTGAAAAATACTAATGgatcattttcttgttttttgaaGAATGTGAACCCAGCGGAAATTATATCTGTGAATGATTTGGCGTTTGACAAGCTATCATTATGAAAGAAAACAGTTCATTTTTTTGCAGCAGTGGAGTGTCTTCAGTGAATCGATAATTTTAGTAATGACTTTAATTTGTTTGTGTGAGAGCGATAAAAAATAGCTTGCAACGAAACAAACTCTGTTCTCCGATCCAAAAGAAGCTTAACAAATGAAAAGACTTCTCAGTTACTGTAAACAGACTAAAGACAAAGACCGGAAACTTTCAACTTTACCGGAAGTTGGTTTTAGGCAATTACCATTTAAAATGCCTGGAAAATTCAAATCTGATTGTTGTTTGACGTGTTATAAATCGATTTGAGCTGTTTCATTGCACCACTCCCTTCGATCAAAGGTTGAAGTTCTGGGGATTAAACAAAGCTAGCAGACGTTTGATGTTTCTAAAAGTAATCGCTTTGTGTTTTTGGTGGTGCTTTTTCGCGGCTGGCACAACCATGTCAAGCTCAGTTCAATCAGTGCTCATCTCTCTTTTCTCTGTCGCATTGTCGAGTCTGGTTAACATGTGGTTGACGCCGACGGATATTTCAACAAATTGCTTCGGAAGTTATAAAATAACCCCCCTTTGACATCCCAAACAAACATCTGCAATATTCCTGGGACACTGAAAATGAACCCAAATTGAAGGTCTGTTCATCTCTCTAAACCTGTTTTGATCCATTGCGGTGATATTAGATCTTCCATCGATCAAACTTGTGAAAACCATGAGTTTGTCAATCTCGTAATTACATACGCCTTCACTTGAAAAGACTGTAGATATGTCACTTGTATAACGCAACACGAGCGCTGATTGGTCGGCAGTATTGTCTTACTGTCAGTCAATACGATGATAGCCAATGGCAGATAAACATCAATTTACCCCCAATGGTTTCTTCTGCGTTGTTAGTTTTATTACGCGAGTCAATGGTCTTAGCAGTAAAGGTCTTCTTGCGCGTGTTGGTCAAGAGAAATGGAAACTGGAGCGAGAACACGAAATTATCCAAACTTCTTTGAATGCTTGAGCACTCATATCCCTTCTGTTCCAGCGCATGGGCTTCAGAGATCTGTTATACCGGAGAGCGTTGATGCGACTCAAGATCATGGTTTTATCCGTGCCGATTCACCGATCCATTTGCCCGGTTTGAGGCCAAGCGCACACGAGTATATTCACTCTCTCTCCGGGGGTAACCCACATGGAGCATACAACCTGCAGGCTAATTATCCTGTACCAGCTGCGTACTCCACGCTGGCTGCTCGGGGTAGAGATTTCCTGCTACGTCGTGAACACACAGTAACGCTTCCATCAGTATCTCCGTTACCGCCTCACACCATCCCCATGGACGTGACATCTTCATCGACGAATCTGGTTGTCTCACCACCGCCCCCTTCCGCGTTTCAGCAAACGATTTTTACAACATGCAATATTGCACTCAATGCAATTAGCCTACCTTGTTTCTCTAGCCCTCATGACTCAGTTGGACCACCGCAAATGCTCGGAACTCATCAAGACGCTCAACGCCCGCCCGCCTCGACCCTTGTAAATCTCACACAGAGCGTTCAAGTCTCTCCTTCGTCTGAAACAAGCAACAGCAGCAACGATTCCCAGACCGGATCCTCTCGTgcgtcaggtggtgagagaaaaTCAAGTAATGCTCTGTTTCGCCCAAGTCCAAATAGCGCAGCTATCAAATCCCCCTTGGGTCCACAATCTCCCGCAAGTGCTATGCCGTCAATGGAACTATCGGCCAATGGCGCCTTTCTTCGATACATAAGGCCGCGGGGAAAACAAGAGTTTTTGTGCAAATGGACCCGGTTCAAAGACGAACTCTCCGTTCCCTGCGACAATAATTATCCCACAATCCAGGAGCTGGTCAAACATATCTCTTTGGAACACGTGAGTGGAACAGATGGAAGCGCTGCTCATGTTTGCTCGTGGCTTGATTGTCACAGAGGAGGAAAACCGTTCAAAGCCAAATACAAGCTTATCAACCACATTCGTGTTCACACGGGTGAGAAACCCTTTCCCTGTCCCTTTGCAGACTGCGGAAAAACCTTTGCACGCTCAGAAAACCTCAAGATTCACAAACGCACGCATACAGGAGAGAAGCCGTTTATGTGTGAGTTTCCTGGCTGCAGTCGCCGTTTCGCGAATTCTAGTGACCGCAAGAAACATTCTCATGTTCACACAGCTGATAAGCCATATCTGTGTAGAGTTCCTAGCTGTGGTAAAAGCTATACTCACCCAAGCTCACTGAGAAAGCATTTGAAGATGCATTTAAAGGCTGTGAACGGAGGTCTGCCTTTGGATAGCAGTGAGAGTATGGCTTTGATATCTGCCCAAGCCGCCGAACTTCAACTTAACAGCTCGGCGAATGCCTCTCGGAATAGTCAATCATGGATGCCTCTCGCTCAGCAATCACAGAAAATTTCCATTCACCAGACATCGAACACTTTGCCTTCATCCGTTGAAGGAGAATCAAGAAACTAACTTGTATATTCAATACAACGTGAGGTACTTTATTGTAATATTTGTCAATGAAAGAAAGAACTTTGAATTATTAGTTACTATGCGAAATCACATTGGGCAGTAGTAAGTTTGACCATGCCCTGTTTGTCGCACTTTTACATAAACGATAATTTGTTTGTTCTCCGAAGCATTATTTAAACGAGTTAGAAAATCAAGATCCTAATGGATTTtcacgattatttttcttttcatttttttcacacAGATGTTACAAATCAGTTGATAAGTTAGTGATCTCCTAATCTAGAACACGTTTTAATGAATTTTTGTGTACTGTTACGGAATCATATTTAAAGACATGAATCTTGTAGTTAGGATAAATCTTTCGCGTTCATTCGTCATCAAATCAACATTTTGCTCGAAATATGGCCAAAAgtaatttgttttttcaattCTATTTTCTCGGGTTGGTCCCCAAGTTTGTAAAAATGTcgtacaaataaagttgttgatgAGAGATATTTCCTGTGCCCCCAGGCGTTTTagctttatttgtctttggaAAAAATTATTCAGGTTGCCCACAGCGAAATCACCACTTTATTTCGTCACTTCTGTACTTATAGCTGCTGTTATAACGAGGGTTTTTTTTCTCCCCTGAGGACGGTTGAAAAACGAGATGCCGTGCGCGAAGAAGATCTTTGTCCACGCTATAATTTAGACACGCTGGTTTTCACTATCTGTCGCGCCAACTATAAACGATGTCTATGAATACGGTTTATTTGAAAAACTGCTAATTAAATCTCTTTTACGTACCCAATATGCGCAAAATGTGCATTTGATCTTCTTCCTTCAGGATTATTAAACAAGATGCTATTTAATTGAAAGCGAAGATTAAGGCCTAACGCGCGAATCATGCAGCGCTCTTTTTTATGAGACCATTTCAGAAGGGCTGAAATAGCGAACGATTGAAGTTACTTTTAGATCAGAATTTTGATTAAGTCATCTCAGTTCGCAAAGGCCGCAGTTCAGCAGCACTTTGACGGAGAACTCCTCAACTAACAGATTCGACAACTTGTTCTGGTTTTTGGCCTCCTGCGGAGGGTTAGGTCAAGTTTCTTCTACTCTTCCGCATGTTTTGACGAGTGCGCCAAATCGTTTTTCAAACAGCCCACCAAGGATTCGTTTTAAGACACCAAATAGCACAGAAAAGAATGCCCCTGCATGGGAATGTGGGAATTACCCTCGGACACAATTAAGGATTTGATCCACACACTCGAAAATCAGTTTACAAATAGTATTGGCAATGGTTGGACAAGAGTGTTTCACAAGTCGTTAGGTATCTCATTTGCCGTAGAAAAGttgtcccaaaaaaaaaacgtatccCCAGTTATGACCCAAAACGAAAATTCTAGAATCAAATATGGTTAAAACTGAGTCGCTCAAATCGAAAACTGGCAACAATTGGGTGGATGTCTGTATTGTTAATTAAAAGAACTTGGGATGAAATAAAAGCAGCTATCAGATTGTACATCACAAGGTTCCAATTTCGATGGTTTTAACCTCCGTGATTTGGAGTTTTCTGATAACTTTTGTTGCCAAAATAATTGATAAGTCATGTATCCAGTTCTCTCAAACAACGTGGTTTTGCTTGGCAAGCGTCTCTCCACGTTAGTCGATCTCCTTAATAGCTGATGACCCCGGCACTGAGCTAATCGTAATCTTGTTTACTTGTTTCAGTGCTCTCGAGATGTTAAGTCGTCCTTTTGAGAAACGGCGGGTGACTGACACGAAAATAACAAACATGCGTGTGATATGTGTTACCGGATATACATGTCGCGTAAAACGTGTTGGCCGGAAGCATCCACAAAGAttgtgggaacattttgggagatCCACTGCGCATTCTGATAAGGACCAAAAGTTTGGTTAGAAATATCTGCAGGGTGGGGTGGGAAGCTGTATCTTTACTCGATGCGGCTGCTCTGTGTAAGATATACATAAAAGGCCTTGCTATGTAAAGAAGACGCGTGCGCTCAACTACTTTGTCTTGTTAAGATTTTTCATTAATATATTGCATTATTTTAAGCCTTTGGCAGGCTGTCGCTTTACTAATGTGCTGTTTGCTATGGACACAACTTCGCACCAATGAGATTGCTATAATAATTTGAGAGAAAGCGTCAAGACTGGTCTGTTAAGTTTGTATAAGAACATGCAATTGAATTTGCGCAGACGGTTTGCCCTTCACGGATAGAGCGAAGAGGAAGCTAAGTTTCGTTAAATCGTAGAGTTTGTTATTGTAACATTTATCTCGCCATCACGATCGTGATTAAGGGATTTAAGGGCAATATGCCTGCCGGAATGAACGAATCAGTCATTGTCACCACATGaaatttggttattatacaaaTATATATTTGATCAGTGGCAGAACATCCGAAAGGTAATCAGAACGTCATAAGTACAATGATTTGTGACCATTTTAATTAGGTCAATTCAAACTAGGATGGCTCTACAAGCCTTGGTTATGATGGAACTGAAGACAGAAGAAAAGAACCCTAGCTTTCGGCAACATTAACGAGGCTCTGGTTTGTTTTACTTTCACGTTGGAAATATCAGTCACTTTTATAAGCATTCTCAGGCGGTCAGTTGTAATGATAGATGAATGATATTCTAGTTACTGAAAAAGTGTCTTGTTCAAGGTTAGTCGCAAGAGTATACCCCTCTCACAAAATCCTTACACACTGGCTTCCTTCTTAACATCAGAAGACTAGGCTCGAGAGCGTCGACAGGGGTTAAATATGTCAGGCACGTTTATGGAATAGTTGCCTATTTATTCTTATCGTCATGTGAAGTGCGCTTCACTCTATTACCAAAGCTCATCATTGATAGGGTCAGGGTTATGTGAAACTTGAAACTGTTGGTAGTGTTTTCTGCTTGCAAGAACACACACGCAGTTTTGGGGTTGAGGGGATTAAACAAAAGCGCATGTGCGATGATGAGAACGTTAGATTAAAAGCGATTCCCATTTGTCATACAACGTGGCGGTAGTGACGAGATTTGACGGGCGCATTTTCTGTAAACAGCAGTGACGTTTGAATTATTCCTCATCTGTTTTGGGAGACAAGGTGCAAAATTGCAGCGAGGGAAATGAATGGTGGCTTGAGTTAGCCCATGACCATGACATGCCCGTGGCATGACTTGCGGAATCGCGCTAATATGAGGAGTGTCTTTTATGCAAAATTAGGGAAGCTGATATACTTTAGACAATATATGAAAATCATATTGCGCCAGCGAAAGCAATCCCAAGAACAATCGCAGTTAATCAGGCCACAGTTTTCATTTGCCAATCACATGCTCACAATTGAGTGGCTTCCCatctcagttggtaaagcattgccgCAGGCATCGCAGACATCATCGGTTCAAAAATCCCGCTTTGAAGCCACGTGGATTTTTCATATGTCTTTCAGAGGCatagcttaaattgtccagattagTTCGACGATTACACTTCACTCTTGTCGAAGTTCAGTCTGTTTGAAATTAAAGCGAACAAGTAAGTTTGTTCCTCAACATTTCATGAAAAGGACAGACCGTCAGATGGTACTATCATCAAGTGGTTACATAAAGGGGAAAAATGGAGAGTAAGCTAATCCGTGACTGTCGATTGCACCCCGAAAACTACCACTGCGCTCTCAAGCCACCAACCAACTGATTTGCTCCTTATGCATGCACGGGGGTGGGGAGGAGGGTCATACATTGCAGCCGCGGATATGAATCAATTTTCTAAGCGAAAGACCATCGCAGTGACCAGCTGTTGAAACCCTCTTTCCGCTCTTCCGCTCCTACATCCTCTCCCATCGTTGCAACATCCTCCCCACTACCCTCTGCCTGGCGTGGTACGGTCCATCTAGCACGTTTCGCGGAACTCTCGCTCTCTATTTGGTCGAATGCTAAATTGTAGGTCCGCTTGATTCGCCCTCCCCTCGTTATCGTTTCCCTATTCTCTTCATAGGGCAACAAATGTTTGGAATTCAGGTTCGCCCTGTGAAATATAAAGCAAAGATATCAAATTAATACTTCAAAACTTGGCTGAAGaaacaacaatgacaatgtaAGCCATAGCAACGAATATTAGTGTTGTGTAGTTTAAATTTTAGAAAATAAAGCTAAATAACATCATTGTCATGAATAAGTAGAATTACcaatatttaaaagaaaactgtaACACCGTAAAAAAGAGTACTTAAATTTTTTTACTCCGACGAAGGGCGaaagctcgaaacgtcagtGCAGTTAAGCACTCTTTTTTACGGTGTTACAAATTTCCTTTAAATATTGGTTATTCTATTACACACACCGACACAGCCTAGACTAGTTTACTCGCTAGTTTCCATTTCCATCTCATGAATAAGTAGATATTACTTACGTTTCCTGCGTTCCAAAGAATACTATTGGATAGGTATTGGATGGGTAATGGATGGGTACCATTAACTCGCGCCGGCCAGTTGGGAAACCCACGTACTTTTGCGAATACTAAGTCTCCTTCACTAAATAAATGAGATGATGACATGGTTGTTCTACGTTTTAACTTGAGCTGCGCTAGCTTTTATGGTGTACTGCACCTGaattagcctgcgagcaggctctctctcctcggtgggagagaaggagagcctgcacgcatccctttgaattttgaatgccgcctcctgatgtcacgctgagagagctgtcaaaaattagccaatcagtgcgcacccgaagtaaacattgaaaaaagaacagaaaacagaaagccacctgttgtgtatttcaatttgctcgaggcagaaactcaaaaaaaaactgtaaaggaagaCTTCGCCAGAAAAGCCTATAACAACTattgctgatgctgtaaagcgtagctgaatattcattacggtaattcgtcgaagtcccttCCGCGGAAAAAATGTTTCGTTCGTTAGGGAAAAATTAAgcacacaaacttcaaacgacgggaatcgtaatagagaaattcgttttccctgaccgcatctcCTCTGTGTGAGAAtcgtcgaccacaactgctgccaaatttcggtaaagcgaagcggggttatcttttttaatttattttaatgaatcaaGACATTACATACATTACAatattctaatacctacaccaATTTATTTCAAAGGTTTAATGAGTATTTGCGGAGTTACGAGGAgatcgagcaatcatttgtggagtcgccttttcggcttaaccaaatacttgctaaaatcgtgtagagttcctctatcgttctctatcgttaaatcagcaacagaggcagccgaaaggcccatttttgtccaaatgtgatcagcgataatgctttgtcgaggacaggaaactaccacggtgacatgaagtcgccctcgttgtattttggccgctacgaaaaacagttgggaaataagcctttttccgaatcctgtggataacagagatagaacttccttccttccagtagagaagccattgcatcgcgtcgcccgacctttaattatgtaaagttatggtaaattgcaacattctacaattttctcagacgcatttctgaccacctcatctctgcgaagcgaagaggctttcttagggtgcgttcgattgaccgaattccggaataggaatacatggaatacaagttagaaatccttcgttttaacgaagattcacattaaaattgtgaaacgtctgctaaaatgctattttaaacatatttttattatccttgctgcttcgaaacgcgccaaacatacagttttaaccatcactccacatattcttattccggaatagggtcaatcgaacgcgcccttattGTCGGAGCTTGTCACTGGTGACGTCACGAGGTTATTtcatttcagccaatcagtattttgcgtccaaaatttggacgcgacaTTCAGAATACAAAGCCTTGCGGGCAGGCTCtcattctacccccaaccccagtccctcggagggcctgctcgcaggctacacCTGAATGGATAATGCTGCTTTATGCCGCTTTATGCCAAGTCAGCGGACGTCTGAGGAAAACAATAGCCGGGAAACAATAGCCGGATCGAGACGCGCCAATCACAGCAACCCACCGCCATAGGGGTAGGTTGTACCGGACCCAGTCAATTAGAGCTTTGAAGGGAAGTCTTCTCTGCAGAATATGGTTTGAATGGACCTATCAAgcgaatttagtcaactggtgaggttcctcaAAGAACAAGTTGGCATTTAGCAACCatagtttcacgcgccttgcagccgcaagatggcaggattccatgtcccgtggacagaaatcttgaattttttttaccttcccacattgattttttgttcatttttggacaatgtgtagataattgtaaataaaatctgtttcggAACAGAAAAGTACGGGTCACCGGACGTCCAAGATCGTTAATTCCAAGCAAAGCTGTAGCAATGGCCGTCTATCCTATAAtgtgttcattttagtacttagcgcgcgcgctcgatgcatgacgtggcatgacAAGGCATGTGATtcgcgtgcgcagtaaggatgcgcagaaacaattggcgcgaacgtccttaagattgGGAAATTTatactttaaaatttcaattcaaCAGCAAGAACGTCTGTGCACAGCATAATATTACGCGATCGGACCTTTTAGTAATTTCCACGAGTGGCTGCCGCAGCCACGAGTGGAAATTAGGAAAAGTCCGATCTGTTCACAAGTACAATTAATCCCTAATTGTTTCGAGAAAGAACACCGATTTCCTTTTAATAATACGGCAACCGTAAATACAAGCTTCTGGCTGATGTCTTTTTGCTACAGAGGGTTGCTAGAATGAAGCAACGGTGCGATAAAACATGTCAATTTTGTCACTTTAATTTTCGCCAAAGTTCCCCTTAcgataatatttttctttcgaaaACGAAACGACATAGACGAGCAATTTCCAAGTTTGTAACATTAAGTTCAATCTGTCAAGAGCGACTTTTTGATGAATAATCAACATGTACAAACGCCGAAACCAGTCGAGACGTACGGTATCAAAAAGCGTTTTATTTTGTTGACAACTTGCGTGAAAATGTTTTAGGAAACGTTTACAGCCTTGATTTAAACTATGACATGGAACTAGAGATACAAGGACGAGTTCATTTTGGGAAAACCGAGGATAACCGTGCAAACACAAGTGAAGTTGAAGTGGGAAGACTAGTTCAAAGTGTTCGTCAACAAAGTTTGTAAGTTTTTAAGATTTTCAAACCATGGACTTTTATTGCTTTGCTTGGTCGTTCGGAAACGCCAGCTGGACATTTTTCTCACTAGTCGCCACCATTCTTGGAACGACCATCCTTCCTTGAAGCTTTATAGGAGATATTCTCATCTTTATGGGGTTTGACTCGGCAAACATGACATACGCGCggccattttcattttttgcagacTAGAGGTGTTCATTGCGCGAGTTGAAGTTTTCTTGCTTTCCTCTTACACCAAAATGCGCCCATATAGTCCTCGGGACTCTGGCTCACAGCTGCCGTCTTTTTTCCTGTAACTACTTTATAATTCGGTGTAGAAATCTCCGAGAACCTCTTCAAGATCTTCGAGCGAGAAGATGGCTTTCGGATTTTTTCTCTCCAAATATCCGCGTAGCTAAGTTTCGGacgattttatttttgttttagtttactACTGCTTCTTCATACCAAGCTTTTTTCGTTTGTCGTCAACGGCAAACCCGAATTTATCCGATCAAATGCGACCAATACAATTAAAATTTAATTGTTCAGTTATCGATACAATTTGGGATAAATTGTTCAgcttccaaccaatcagaagcgagtATTTACGGTAgcagtattattattaacataatAGTCGTGAAATTCCTGGATTCTTCCAAGTTAAAAGTTTCCAAATCTTCCCGCCACTCGGGCTGTGTGGCGTCATGAATCGGATTTGGCCTTGACCTTGACCTTGGCCCTTCTTTGACCCTTGCCTTGTGGCAGCATTTTATTTCCGGAATAAAATCATCAAACTTCCGGTATTAAAACTGACCAATCAAAACAAGCGACACTATCACTTCCGCTTCGAATCTGTCAATCAACTTGTAGCATTTCTGACTTCCGTGGCCCCCAACTGGCAGAGACATAGCGCGAAAGCTGGTAGTTTAAAACAACGCCAAAATATCGCAGAAGCTTCTGGTTGTTTGGCTAAATGAGCTTATATATATTTAGCTAAATGCTTCTTCTTCCCACAGAGTAATTTTCGGCAAATTACTATGTAAATTTCCCCTCGAACTAATGCGAAATTTGGAACGCTGTGATTTAAGTTTCAtcccttgtcactatattagaTCTCCCagcacaacctcgttcccagggtctctcttctctgcctccattgtcgttgagaaaagacccatGAAAAGaccacgtggcactcgtcgacaaacattttcccactagggtagtgttttcgttatattttgattccgcaactgggcgaaagagtattcatttgacaaggcattttttaaataagtgatctttatcttacaatgtaagtattaaaaaggtcaaaagagcggatgttttatacccacaggaaatgaattcccataaaagcggtcaacctaaatacaagagctttcgtgatcgacaagacaacttcaaaagttccatgtagagcctcgattgacgtacacaaaaaaaattgatttcgttagtagctaaagctgcttctccagaacaaacactaacataaaagaatacaccaaatactacgtttgcttgataaaaatgtctcttttattctaccgcggctaaaaatatacacgctattaaagcgctgtgcagtggtaaaaaatatcttacgacatcgacgatttacacgaagttaaaaatataaatatcgtaagtcaaaacggtcaactcgctgttcaagattgcgactttaggaatcacgttgttaaacattcgaaagaaaaacgaaaatcaaagaacaaaataaaatacctgcacatgtcaatacagtttaatttgatgatttgaggtcgatacgtgacatgagaacttaaataacaacacaccggttgatcgctgaacatgtttgtttcccatggataaacgtttcgcttgttttcttgcacgacaaaatcttctctcctttaaaattgtcacaaactattagcattcttcgctgATCCGGttcttcacacgggtgaaaacttgaataacgggaggttattttctgtggcgtccgatcgctttgaccacaactttttgcctttcacatcgaattccatgtgtgtagttcataaaatactgctgtcaaacattttgtcgatggtcatctggccacaaaatcaattgcgtgctgattcccttcttcgcaatgtcgacaaggcctacattgccacccatcccctaacacacatttggtgaaccttccagattctggcagacacgtgaccagatttctcaacgacaatggaggcagagaagagagaccctgggaacaaggttgctCCGAGCAGGCTAGTTTGTTCTAAACGGATGTGAGGGCTCCCTGTGCCTGGAGGCGTGGTGGACGTGAAATTGAACATGGCTGACGAAGTACTAACGCTATTCAGCACTTTCAGTCCAAGTTTTTTTCCTATAAAGCTCAAAGAATACAGTTATCCCGTTGTTGGCTGTAGTTTTAGCCACACACACTTTTTgttgaattattattatgaagACCCCAGAGGAGTAAGTTTGGTAAGTAAGCTTATCTATGTTTCATCGAAAGATCGCTACGTGTATGTTTCATCGAGTTCGCTACATGTTCGCTACCGCATAACCGAGTTTGCTACTTATCATAACCCAGTTCGCTACATGTACCTGGTTGAAAATTAAAGACAGTGCAGGAGAAGTTGTCGTACCATTCACTCGGCACAACTTTGTTTAACGTTGTGTCGCATTGTAACGCCGAGACGCGCGACAATTAATTCGCATCAAATTACAACTTCATGTTGCAAATGTGGCTTTCTAAAATAGCTTATACCTACCGCTGGATGTTGTAGCTTGAAAGTTTATTCCTGTAGGGATAGCATCCGAAAGCTTCTCGAAGAATTTCGGTTTTAGTCGGTTTGAAATCAACAGACTTCATTCAAAAGACTGGAACAATACCGCAATTCAAATGACCACGAACGAAGGACTTGCGAAGGTGTCCTTTTGTTCGCAACATGTGAATGAACTCGAAGTAATCACTGCAGACATTTTATGTTTTTTGGCTTCTTCGCATTGTA
Proteins encoded:
- the LOC137982716 gene encoding zinc finger protein ZIC 5-like, with product METGARTRNYPNFFECLSTHIPSVPAHGLQRSVIPESVDATQDHGFIRADSPIHLPGLRPSAHEYIHSLSGGNPHGAYNLQANYPVPAAYSTLAARGRDFLLRREHTVTLPSVSPLPPHTIPMDVTSSSTNLVVSPPPPSAFQQTIFTTCNIALNAISLPCFSSPHDSVGPPQMLGTHQDAQRPPASTLVNLTQSVQVSPSSETSNSSNDSQTGSSRASGGERKSSNALFRPSPNSAAIKSPLGPQSPASAMPSMELSANGAFLRYIRPRGKQEFLCKWTRFKDELSVPCDNNYPTIQELVKHISLEHVSGTDGSAAHVCSWLDCHRGGKPFKAKYKLINHIRVHTGEKPFPCPFADCGKTFARSENLKIHKRTHTGEKPFMCEFPGCSRRFANSSDRKKHSHVHTADKPYLCRVPSCGKSYTHPSSLRKHLKMHLKAVNGGLPLDSSESMALISAQAAELQLNSSANASRNSQSWMPLAQQSQKISIHQTSNTLPSSVEGESRN